DNA sequence from the Treponema sp. OMZ 838 genome:
CTCCGCAAGCCGGAATAACCGTGCTTGCTGTTCCCGCCGGGCACCCCGCAAGGCTGCCATATCCTGTACGGTCTGCGGAATGCCTTCGGTAAAAATGTTCACGATAAGATGCTTACCATAGAAGCGAGAACAGAATACTGCCGATAACCAGCACGATACCGCCGCCGAGACGGGATGAAAGCTGCGCATAGGCCATTAAGCCCATTCGCTTTGAGGCGCCGAGTACCGCCAAGTCGCCCGAACCGCCGCGGTTCGCCATACAAAGCCCTGCGGTAATGGCAGAATCAATCGGATAGAAGCCGACCAGATGGCCCGTTACTGCGGAACCGAGAATAGCGCCGACAACAATTAAAAAGGCGATAACGACATTCCCAAAGGTGATTGCATCCAGCAATTCTTTCAAGCTGGTATCAGCACCGACCCCTACCATAATAATCAAAATGAGGGTACCGGTAAAAAAGCTTTGCAGTTTTTTTGCACCGGTGCGCAGTCCTTCCGGGATGATGCCTAATGCACTCACCAATGCGACGAACAAAATCATGTATGCAAAGGGGTGAATAGCAACACCGAAGATTTTCGGCAATAGTACTTTTCCGAATAACCGTCCAAGCGCATAAAAGCCTCCCGATAAAATAAGACCGCCGCCGACCTGTGCAAGCGTTGCAGAGGTCTTCCCGCTTTCAGACTTAATTTCCTTGTGTTTGCGCATCAATACGGTGCCGTCGCCTGTCCATGACGGCTTTTTCTCTCCGATTTTACCGAGTACTGCGGCGGTTATAATGGCAAATATATTGGCAATCGTCAGTACGGCAATAGCAAAGGCATAGTATTCTGCCTTGGGTTGTCCGGTTACTTGCTCGTAAATCTGGCTTAACGGAACTGCACCGCCGCCGTTACCGCCACCCATAATCGGCAATACATACTTCAATATTGTCAGTGAAGGTGAAACACCAAAAAGCAGCCCCCCCAGAACCCCGAGGACGGCGGCTCCGATAAGCCCACCCAATATCGCCGGGATATAGCCCGCAAAAGATTTGAGCAGAATATTCCGTTCCAAACTTAAAATAGAGCCGGTGATCAGCACGGCAATAAAGAATGAGAGGAAATCCTGATCATCCATAACAGTATTCATGGATTTAAGATATGCTTCCGGTATAAGGTTAAAATAGACCAGCACCGCTGTACCGATAAAGGCAAGCACAATGCCACCGCCGATATAGGTATTCCAGAGCGGAATGCGTTCGCCTATTTCATAGAATACCAGACCGATTGCGAACATTAACGCGAATGAACCGAGTAAATCTTTCGACAGACCACCGGTATAGGCAGCGACCAAAATAACGGCAACCGTTACAAGCGCAACATACCACGGCATACCGAAAAATTCCAATGATTTTTTTTCGCTCATTGTCAAATCTCCTTCTTATAAGAACCTCTCAAATCTGCGTTGAGCCGCGTTTGAAAGAAGCCTTTCTCACAATATCGGCGGATATCTCTCCAAAATCAGGTTAGATTGTGAGAGATGTACCGATATTTTTCATGCGCCGGCAAGACCCCTGCAGAATAGCACTGCGGCAAAAATATCAGCCGAACCTCCCGGACTGATATGCCGCTCGATGCAGTAGGCGTCAAGGGATTCAACCGCAGCGTAGAGCGCAGCTCCGGTAACGCCTGATGCAACGATAGAAGCGCAGCGGATCTGCAGATCGCGCAATGCGGCAGAACCTGCCCGAAACAGCACGTTGGTATCCTCGTTTTCCGCAATGATATGGAGCAGCGTGTAGAGATACGCATCCCGCTGCGTCAGATGGGTAAGTCCGGCAAGGTACGCTACGTTCCGTTGTACCAATGGCAGCCCCGCTTCCGCCTCACCGCGGATTCCTTTGCAGCCGTACTGCAAAAAAACCTGCTCGCCGTGCGTCAGTGTCCGCTTTGCGCTCACCCCGGCCATATCCTCGCTGCATAAACCGGCTGCAAGAACCCGCACCTGAGCGCACAACGTTTCCGTCAGTTCCACTACGCTGCGGATACCGCCAAGCTGTGTAGCACCCGACAGCAAACCCGCCGCTCCTAAAAGATATGCAAAAATAAAGATGGCTCCTTTATGCGTATTGACGCCATGCGTTTCAGCAAACATTGCTTTTTCAAGCGCGATCCCCGCCGTCCGAAGCCGTTTCCGTATCGCAGCGGCTATCGGTTGAGCCGAAGCGGCGGACGTATAGCCGATACGCGCGCATTCGTAAAACCCCTGCTGCAACGCCGCGGCGCTTCTGACAAGGGTGGTAAAGTCCATATCCGAATGCGCACCTTGCGAAACGGGATCGACCAAACCGGGCTTCGGAAACAGCGCCGCTTCATCCAACAGCGCCTTCACCGCAAGGGCGGCAAGTTCTTTGCAAACTCTATCAGCCTTCTCACCCCTATCGGCCGCTGCACCTTCCGCAGTATCACCCTTATTTACTAAACTCAAAAGGTTTTGTCTTTCTGATAACGTCGAGCACGGTACCGTCGCGGTATTCTACCACTGCAACAACCTTTTCATCAAAATGAACCGGTTCCGGCGCACCTGAAATGCGATACGCCTTGTCGCGCAGCGCTTCGATAGTAGTAATCGGTAGCCCGCTGTCTTTCATCGCATCGATTAAGTCGGTACGGCGCGGGTTAATCGCAATGCCTTCCTCCGTAATCAGCACGTCAATCGTTTCACCGGGCGTAGTTACAGTGGTAACCTTATCAATAACCACCGGAATGCGCGAGCGGATAAGCGGCGTAATGATGATGCTGACCTTTGCTCCTGCCGCCGCGTCGGGATGACCGCCGGGGGCGCCTCGCACAACGCCGTCCGAGCCGACAATTACGTTGACGTTAAAGTCGGTATCAATTTCCAAGGCGCCGAGTACCGCAAAATCAAGCATATTCACGAATGCACCCTTGTTAAAAGGATTGGCATACTGCGACGTAGAAATTTCAAAATGTCCGGGGCTGTCGATAACAGATTCTGCCGACGGAAGGTCAAAGTCCTGCGCATCGACTACGCACTTGATCAATCCGTCATGAAGCAGCTGCACAATCGGCGCTGTAATGCCGCCGATGGCAAAGCTCATCTTGTAGTTCTTTTCCGCCATGTACTGTTTGAGGCAGCGGACAACCGCCAACGCAGCACCGCCTGCTCCGGCTTGGAACGAAAAGCCGTCTTTGAAATTCGGACAGTGTGCGATAAACCGCGCCGCATAGTCGGCCATCATCAGCTCTTTGGGATTATCCGTGTAGCGGACTTCCTTGCTGGCTATTTTTGCAGGATTTCCAATTTCATCCACAACCGCAACAATATCGACATCGATTGCCTGAATAGCAGGCGGGAAATTCGGAAAGGGTACCAACGTGTCCGTAACGACAACCACCTTATCCGCATATTGCGCGTCGACCATCGCATACGAAAGAACACCGCAATCCGACTTACCGCCCTTTCCGCGCGCATTTCCCATGCAGTCCGCACTGGGCGCTCCGATAAACGCAACGTCAATATGAATATCACCGGCTTCTATCGCTCTCACCCGTCCACCGTGGCTTCTAATGTACACCACATCGCGGAAAAGCCCGTGCGAAATTGCTTCGCCGATTTTACCGCGTACACCGCTCGATGAAAGACCGGTGACGGTGCCGTCTTCAATATAAGGGAGCAGCGCATCGTGTGCCTCTCCCAGCGAGCTTGCATAAATCGTAATATCTTTGATGCCCAGTTCACCGATTGCCTGCACAACCTTGTTCAC
Encoded proteins:
- the citF gene encoding citrate lyase subunit alpha, with the protein product MKNQAGRDIPDNILSNGKQAYQGAYHFDGTNFQRVARKGYAKLTSSPEDKVVHDLKEAVKRAGLKNGMSISFHHHFRNGDYVVNKVVQAIGELGIKDITIYASSLGEAHDALLPYIEDGTVTGLSSSGVRGKIGEAISHGLFRDVVYIRSHGGRVRAIEAGDIHIDVAFIGAPSADCMGNARGKGGKSDCGVLSYAMVDAQYADKVVVVTDTLVPFPNFPPAIQAIDVDIVAVVDEIGNPAKIASKEVRYTDNPKELMMADYAARFIAHCPNFKDGFSFQAGAGGAALAVVRCLKQYMAEKNYKMSFAIGGITAPIVQLLHDGLIKCVVDAQDFDLPSAESVIDSPGHFEISTSQYANPFNKGAFVNMLDFAVLGALEIDTDFNVNVIVGSDGVVRGAPGGHPDAAAGAKVSIIITPLIRSRIPVVIDKVTTVTTPGETIDVLITEEGIAINPRRTDLIDAMKDSGLPITTIEALRDKAYRISGAPEPVHFDEKVVAVVEYRDGTVLDVIRKTKPFEFSK
- a CDS encoding 2-hydroxycarboxylate transporter family protein — its product is MSEKKSLEFFGMPWYVALVTVAVILVAAYTGGLSKDLLGSFALMFAIGLVFYEIGERIPLWNTYIGGGIVLAFIGTAVLVYFNLIPEAYLKSMNTVMDDQDFLSFFIAVLITGSILSLERNILLKSFAGYIPAILGGLIGAAVLGVLGGLLFGVSPSLTILKYVLPIMGGGNGGGAVPLSQIYEQVTGQPKAEYYAFAIAVLTIANIFAIITAAVLGKIGEKKPSWTGDGTVLMRKHKEIKSESGKTSATLAQVGGGLILSGGFYALGRLFGKVLLPKIFGVAIHPFAYMILFVALVSALGIIPEGLRTGAKKLQSFFTGTLILIIMVGVGADTSLKELLDAITFGNVVIAFLIVVGAILGSAVTGHLVGFYPIDSAITAGLCMANRGGSGDLAVLGASKRMGLMAYAQLSSRLGGGIVLVIGSILFSLLW
- a CDS encoding triphosphoribosyl-dephospho-CoA synthase → MSLVNKGDTAEGAAADRGEKADRVCKELAALAVKALLDEAALFPKPGLVDPVSQGAHSDMDFTTLVRSAAALQQGFYECARIGYTSAASAQPIAAAIRKRLRTAGIALEKAMFAETHGVNTHKGAIFIFAYLLGAAGLLSGATQLGGIRSVVELTETLCAQVRVLAAGLCSEDMAGVSAKRTLTHGEQVFLQYGCKGIRGEAEAGLPLVQRNVAYLAGLTHLTQRDAYLYTLLHIIAENEDTNVLFRAGSAALRDLQIRCASIVASGVTGAALYAAVESLDAYCIERHISPGGSADIFAAVLFCRGLAGA